One segment of Planctomycetota bacterium DNA contains the following:
- the hisS gene encoding histidine--tRNA ligase: MAAFQSPKGTRDFYPADMAVRRHVENIWRKASVDCGYDEIEGPTFEHLALYTAKSGPGIVSELFSFRRAGGEDDYALRPEFTPTLARMAAARAGSLTVPTKWFAIPLHFRAERPQRGRLREFVQWNVDLLGSEGAAADSDVIACAALALERLGLKPSDVQFRMAHRGASAAVLTAAGVAADRIGEAFELLDRREKLTPEEFQSRAVKLGLDEAAQKKFAALGSKKFPMTKCLTEIAAELGVAADLLAPLIELALKLNAMGLAEWCQWDFGIVRGLAYYTGTVFEVHEAAGKERAIAGGGRYDGLVEMFGGPKMPAMGFGMGDVVLGLVLADKGLLPKDGHELMPRPDVFLISDGSEASEIEMPRLAMRLRREGLHVRYSWKATKNIGKLLSEAGKCRAKRAVILGSELAEGAVAIKDLDGGGQRVVPLKEVAAALCAPCGNASAATSGKNG, encoded by the coding sequence ATGGCCGCCTTTCAAAGCCCAAAGGGAACCCGCGACTTCTATCCCGCCGACATGGCGGTGCGTCGCCACGTTGAAAATATTTGGCGCAAGGCCAGCGTCGACTGCGGCTACGACGAGATCGAGGGGCCGACCTTCGAGCATCTCGCGCTCTACACCGCCAAGAGCGGGCCGGGAATTGTCAGCGAACTCTTTTCATTTCGCCGCGCGGGCGGCGAGGACGACTACGCGCTGCGACCTGAATTCACGCCCACGCTGGCACGGATGGCGGCGGCGCGGGCGGGCTCGCTGACGGTCCCGACCAAGTGGTTCGCCATTCCGCTGCACTTCCGCGCCGAGCGGCCGCAGCGCGGGCGGTTGCGCGAGTTTGTGCAGTGGAATGTCGACCTGCTGGGCAGCGAGGGCGCGGCGGCCGATAGCGATGTGATCGCTTGCGCCGCGCTGGCTCTGGAGCGGCTGGGTCTGAAGCCATCGGATGTGCAGTTCCGCATGGCGCACCGCGGAGCGTCGGCGGCCGTGCTGACGGCGGCCGGTGTGGCTGCGGACCGCATCGGAGAAGCTTTCGAATTGCTCGACCGCCGCGAGAAGCTGACGCCTGAGGAATTCCAGTCACGGGCCGTGAAGCTGGGGCTCGACGAGGCGGCGCAGAAAAAATTCGCCGCGTTGGGCTCGAAGAAATTTCCGATGACCAAGTGCCTCACTGAGATCGCCGCCGAGCTGGGAGTGGCCGCGGATCTGCTGGCGCCGCTGATCGAGTTGGCGCTGAAGCTGAACGCGATGGGCCTCGCCGAGTGGTGCCAGTGGGACTTCGGCATCGTGCGCGGACTCGCCTACTACACCGGCACGGTCTTCGAGGTGCACGAGGCGGCAGGCAAGGAGCGGGCGATCGCCGGCGGCGGGCGCTATGACGGCCTCGTCGAAATGTTCGGCGGACCGAAGATGCCGGCCATGGGTTTCGGAATGGGTGATGTCGTGCTCGGCCTGGTGCTGGCGGACAAGGGATTGCTTCCCAAGGACGGTCACGAGCTGATGCCTCGGCCCGATGTCTTCCTGATTTCCGATGGCAGCGAAGCGTCTGAAATCGAAATGCCCAGGCTCGCCATGCGGCTTCGGCGTGAAGGGCTGCACGTGCGCTACTCTTGGAAAGCCACGAAGAACATCGGCAAGCTGCTCAGCGAAGCGGGCAAGTGCCGCGCCAAGCGCGCTGTGATCCTGGGATCGGAGCTGGCCGAAGGCGCCGTGGCCATCAAGGATCTCGACGGCGGCGGACAGCGCGTCGTGCCGCTGAAGGAGGTCGCCGCGGCGCTTTGCGCTCCATGCGGGAACGCCTCGGCCGCGACCTCCGGCAAGAACGGATGA
- a CDS encoding methylmalonyl-CoA mutase — protein MSSLKSKTTSHAETSKTPGAVEAGKVNHEAVTLSGYELEQRYGPQVPTTDPKDPAKPHARIAEPGKFPFTRGVHETMYRNRLWTMRQFAGFGSADDTNKRFKYLLDNAKGTKANTGLSTAFDLPTLMGRDSDDPLAAGEVGRCGVAICTIDDMHRLYADIPVGEVTVSQTINGPACVIWAMYLAMAKQRGIPWDTLGGTLQNDVLKEFHSQNEFIYPPEASVKLVVDTIEFAAQHTPKWNSVSISGYHIRESGSTATQELAFTLRDGMEYVEACLKRGLDVDSFASRLSFFFNSHNEFFEEICKLRAARRIWANAMRFRFGAKQERSWLMRTHVQTAGCSLTEQQPMNNIVRVAYQALAGVLGGCQSLHTDSMDETLGLPTETAVRVALRTQQILAHETGVHRTVDPLGGSWFVEALTDRMESDANDYIKEIDDMGGVVSGIHKGYFRRQIAEASYRFGQEMEAGDRVIVGVNAYTDGNEDRQMEILQIPHEVESEQNDRLAKFRKERDAGLAKKGLDGIREAARKGANVMPALVEASLDRCTLGEMVQAMADVYGRYAGGPEW, from the coding sequence ATGTCTTCACTGAAATCCAAAACCACCAGTCATGCTGAAACCTCGAAGACGCCAGGCGCGGTCGAAGCCGGGAAAGTGAACCATGAAGCGGTCACGCTCTCGGGCTACGAGCTCGAGCAGCGCTACGGGCCGCAGGTTCCCACGACCGACCCGAAGGATCCCGCCAAGCCCCACGCTCGCATCGCCGAGCCGGGGAAATTTCCTTTCACGCGCGGCGTACACGAGACGATGTACCGCAACCGCCTCTGGACCATGCGGCAGTTCGCGGGCTTCGGCAGCGCCGACGACACCAACAAGCGATTCAAATATCTGCTGGACAACGCCAAGGGAACCAAGGCCAACACCGGACTCTCGACGGCGTTTGATTTGCCGACCCTGATGGGACGCGATTCCGACGATCCGCTGGCCGCGGGCGAAGTGGGGCGCTGCGGCGTCGCCATCTGCACCATCGATGACATGCACCGTCTCTACGCCGACATTCCCGTTGGCGAGGTCACCGTGAGCCAGACCATCAACGGCCCGGCCTGCGTAATCTGGGCGATGTATCTGGCCATGGCCAAGCAACGCGGCATTCCCTGGGACACGCTTGGCGGCACGCTGCAGAACGACGTGCTCAAGGAGTTCCACAGCCAGAATGAGTTCATCTATCCGCCCGAGGCCAGCGTGAAGCTGGTGGTGGACACGATCGAATTCGCGGCGCAGCACACGCCGAAATGGAATTCCGTTTCGATCAGCGGCTACCACATCCGCGAGTCGGGTTCGACGGCGACGCAGGAGCTGGCCTTCACGCTGCGCGACGGCATGGAGTACGTCGAGGCCTGCCTGAAGCGCGGGCTGGACGTGGATTCCTTCGCATCGCGGCTGAGTTTCTTCTTCAACAGCCACAACGAATTCTTCGAGGAGATCTGCAAGCTGCGAGCGGCGCGGCGCATCTGGGCAAATGCCATGCGCTTCCGCTTCGGCGCCAAGCAGGAGCGAAGCTGGCTCATGCGCACGCACGTGCAGACCGCGGGTTGCTCGCTCACCGAGCAGCAGCCGATGAACAACATCGTGCGCGTCGCCTATCAGGCGCTGGCCGGAGTGCTGGGCGGCTGCCAGAGTCTGCACACCGACAGCATGGATGAGACGCTCGGCCTGCCGACCGAAACGGCGGTGCGGGTGGCGCTGCGCACGCAGCAGATCCTTGCCCATGAAACCGGCGTGCACCGGACGGTGGATCCGCTGGGCGGAAGCTGGTTCGTGGAGGCGCTCACCGACCGCATGGAGAGCGACGCCAACGACTACATCAAGGAGATTGACGACATGGGCGGCGTGGTCTCCGGCATCCACAAGGGATATTTCCGCCGGCAGATCGCCGAGGCCAGCTACCGCTTCGGCCAGGAGATGGAGGCGGGCGACCGCGTGATCGTGGGCGTGAACGCCTACACCGATGGCAACGAGGATCGGCAGATGGAAATTCTGCAGATTCCGCATGAGGTGGAGTCGGAGCAGAACGATCGGCTGGCGAAGTTCCGCAAGGAGCGCGACGCGGGCCTGGCAAAGAAAGGCTTGGATGGAATTCGCGAGGCGGCTCGCAAGGGCGCAAATGTGATGCCGGCGCTGGTCGAGGCTTCGCTGGATCGCTGCACGCTTGGCGAAATGGTGCAGGCCATGGCCGATGTCTATGGCCGCTACGCGGGCGGACCCGAATGGTGA
- a CDS encoding EamA family transporter codes for MPPSKPSNAGKKLACFALVYLVWGSTYLGMKIATGKIPPFFIGGSRFLAAGACLLLILTALGKFQPRWLTNPAYWRGSVLVGMLMMLGANGLLCASLGRPGLPSGLAALIVASTPIWMLLLDRWQTGSGKFTPQIVAGLTIGLVGVGVLMSGKIFTSGESAPIDVTGCLMVLVSCILWSAGSIVGRKVQQPPHPLAASSMQMISGGVMMLALSACIEQWRPIADVPWDDRAWIAWAYLAIFGSMISFSAFVWLMHNVSAASVSTYAYVNPLIAMLLGWIFLGEQLGFRTGVAAVLVLSGVVLIQLSRRKTSRARRATTLVADSIPAPAGESLLQK; via the coding sequence ATGCCTCCCAGCAAACCCAGCAACGCCGGCAAGAAGCTCGCCTGCTTCGCCCTGGTGTATCTGGTCTGGGGCAGCACCTATCTGGGCATGAAAATCGCCACCGGAAAGATCCCCCCGTTCTTCATCGGCGGGTCGCGATTCCTCGCCGCCGGCGCATGCCTGCTGCTCATCCTCACGGCGCTGGGAAAATTCCAGCCACGCTGGTTGACGAACCCGGCCTATTGGCGCGGCTCGGTCCTGGTGGGCATGCTGATGATGCTCGGCGCCAACGGACTTCTTTGCGCCAGCTTGGGACGGCCGGGACTGCCCTCGGGATTGGCGGCGCTCATCGTCGCCAGCACTCCGATCTGGATGCTGCTGCTGGATCGCTGGCAGACGGGTTCGGGAAAGTTCACGCCGCAGATCGTCGCGGGTCTCACCATCGGCTTGGTCGGCGTGGGCGTGCTGATGAGCGGGAAAATTTTCACTTCGGGCGAGAGCGCTCCCATCGATGTGACCGGCTGCCTGATGGTGCTGGTGAGCTGCATCCTCTGGAGCGCCGGCAGCATCGTGGGACGAAAAGTGCAGCAGCCGCCCCATCCCCTGGCCGCGAGTTCGATGCAGATGATCTCCGGCGGCGTGATGATGCTGGCGCTCAGCGCCTGCATCGAGCAGTGGCGGCCCATCGCCGATGTCCCATGGGACGACCGCGCGTGGATCGCATGGGCCTACCTGGCCATCTTCGGCTCGATGATCAGCTTCAGCGCCTTCGTCTGGCTGATGCACAATGTCAGCGCGGCCTCGGTGTCGACCTACGCCTACGTCAATCCGCTCATCGCCATGCTGCTGGGCTGGATCTTCCTTGGCGAGCAGCTGGGATTCCGCACGGGCGTCGCGGCGGTGCTGGTGCTTAGCGGCGTCGTACTCATCCAGCTCTCGCGGCGCAAGACCAGCCGGGCCCGCCGCGCCACCACGCTGGTCGCCGACAGCATTCCCGCCCCTGCCGGGGAATCCCTCCTGCAAAAGTAG